One window of bacterium genomic DNA carries:
- a CDS encoding SGNH/GDSL hydrolase family protein has product MEQRRRTGDVARALVGGGILLLLALAACSSATGPSDTGGDGTPVKLDIGGNNPNIVVAFGDSISDGYYSANGLGYRDDLQALFAADGRKGIRVLDEADSGTFSAAGVERIGAVLRRDRPAVLVLLYGTNDEHAGLPMSATRIATTSENLRAIIATARGNRTIVVLSTLPPVCSQSRAYQETNIVLMNEKIRAIGEELQPNDAGVILADAWKTFTTQSPPDGCGLINPDHGNHPNEAGYTALARTYYDALAGLRW; this is encoded by the coding sequence ATGGAACAGCGGCGACGCACCGGAGACGTCGCGAGGGCGCTCGTCGGCGGCGGCATCCTGCTGCTGCTCGCCCTTGCGGCCTGCAGCTCCGCCACGGGCCCCAGCGACACCGGCGGCGACGGCACCCCCGTGAAGCTGGACATCGGGGGCAATAACCCGAACATCGTCGTCGCGTTCGGCGACAGCATCAGCGACGGCTACTACTCGGCCAACGGCCTCGGCTACCGCGACGATCTGCAGGCGCTCTTCGCCGCCGACGGCCGCAAGGGAATCCGCGTGCTGGACGAGGCGGACAGCGGCACCTTCTCCGCCGCGGGCGTCGAGCGCATCGGCGCGGTGCTGCGGCGAGACCGGCCAGCCGTGCTGGTCCTGCTTTACGGGACCAACGACGAGCACGCCGGCCTACCGATGTCGGCGACCAGGATCGCGACCACCAGCGAGAACCTGCGCGCGATCATCGCCACTGCCCGGGGCAACCGCACGATCGTCGTGCTCTCGACGCTCCCGCCCGTCTGCTCGCAGTCACGCGCCTACCAGGAGACGAACATCGTCCTGATGAACGAGAAGATCCGCGCCATCGGCGAGGAACTCCAGCCGAATGACGCGGGTGTGATCCTGGCCGACGCCTGGAAGACCTTCACCACGCAGTCCCCGCCCGACGGCTGCGGCCTGATCAACCCGGACCACGGCAACCACCCGAACGAGGCGGGCTACACGGCCCTGGCGCGCACCTACTACGACGCGCTGGCCGGCCTCCGCTGGTAA